The Brassica oleracea var. oleracea cultivar TO1000 chromosome C6, BOL, whole genome shotgun sequence genome includes a region encoding these proteins:
- the LOC106298258 gene encoding myb-related protein 330, with product MGRSPCCDENGLKKGPWTPEEDQKLIDYIHKHGHGSWRALPKLADLNRCGKSCRLRWTNYLRPDIKRGKFSAEEEQTILHLHSILGNKWSAIATHLQGRTDNEIKNFWNTHLKKKLIQMGIDPVTHQPRTDLFASLPQLIALANLKDLIEQTSQFSSIQAEAAQLAKLQYLNGMLNSSASLSNNNNNSPSSILDIDQNHAMNLLNSMVSWNKEHNSKFNPALELEAEDQNQGLFPIGSIIDSTTQLLQQKQYHLNNSPIEQPSQGDPLLDHVPFNLQTSLNSEDHFIDTLVKHPIDQDQDHDDPSSWILPSLIENSPKNAMSSLPYNNPTDASSSSSYGAGDGASLYWPDFCFDESLINDVS from the exons ATGGGGAGATCGCCTTGTTGCGATGAGAATGGTCTAAAGAAAGGGCCATGGACTCCTGAAGAAGATCAAAAGCTTATTGATTACATTCATAAACATGGCCATGGAAGCTGGAGAGCCCTTCCAAAGCTCGCAG ATTTAAACCGATGTGGAAAGAGTTGTAGACTAAGGTGGACAAATTACTTGAGACCTGATATCAAAAGAGGAAAGTTTTCCGCAGAAGAAGAGCAAACAATCCTCCATCTCCATTCTATTCTCGGGAATAA ATGGTCTGCTATTGCAACACATTTGCAAGGACGTACTGATAATGAGATCAAGAACTTTTGGAACACACATCTAAAGAAGAAACTGATCCAAATGGGCATCGATCCTGTGACCCATCAACCAAGAACCGACCTTTTCGCAAGCTTACCTCAGCTCATAGCCTTAGCAAACCTAAAAGACCTCATTGAACAAACATCACAGTTCTCATCCATTCAAGCTGAAGCAGCTCAACTAGCCAAGCTACAATATCTCAATGGTATGCTTAATTCTTCGGCTTCATTATCCAACAACAACAACAATAGCCCCAGTAGTATTCTCGATATCGATCAAAACCATGCCATGAATCTCTTAAACTCCATGGTCTCATGGAATAAAGAACACAACTCGAAATTCAATCCCGCTCTTGAACTTGAGGCTGAAGATCAAAATCAAGGTTTATTTCCAATCGGGTCCATCATTGATTCAACCACCCAACTACTCCAACAAAAACAATATCATTTAAACAATAGTCCTATTGAGCAACCATCCCAAGGTGACCCACTTCTTGATCATGTCCCTTTCAATCTACAAACATCTTTGAATAGTGAAGATCATTTTATAGACACTTTAGTCAAACATCCAATAGATCAAGATCAAGATCATGATGATCCATCTTCATGGATTCTGCCTTCTCTTATAGAAAACAGCCCTAAAAATGCTATGTCTTCTCTTCCTTACAACAATCCAACGGATGCGAGCAGCAGCTCAAGCTATGGCGCTGGGGACGGTGCGTCACTTTATTGGCCTGACTTTTGCTTCGACGAAAGCCTTATCAACGATGTTTCTTAA
- the LOC106297482 gene encoding uncharacterized protein LOC106297482, with translation MSDDKGEIVLHKDAGRATVKFPMLTTSNYTVWSMRMKIALKVSEVWESIDPRTEDMKKNNMAIAFLFQSIPEALILQVGDIDTAKGVWDAIKARHVGAERVKEARLQTLMAEFDRIKMKDSDTIDTFVGKLSEISSKSASLGETIEESKLVKKFLKSLPRKKYIHMVVSLEQVLDLRTTSFVDIVGRLKAYEERIAEEEEDTYDDSCKLMYASSESSHEGYGNSYGNRGRGRGGKTSWRGRGRGRYSSFQQQREAYKQGRNVLLGKMNNHITRKAQIIT, from the coding sequence ATGAGCGACGACAAAGGGGAGATTGTGTTACACAAAGATGCCGGACGTGCCACCGTAAAGTTTCCTATGCTGACTACCTCAAACTACACTGTCTGGTCCATGAGGATGAAGATAGCTCTTAAGGTTAGTGAAGTGTGGGAATCAATAGACCCTAGAACCGAAGATATGAAGAAAAATAATATGGCGATTGCGTTTCTGTTCCAATCCATACCGGAAGCTTTGATCCTGCAAGTTGGTGATATAGATACAGCAAAAGGAGTGTGGGATGCAATCAAAGCAAGACACGTTGGAGCTGAACGAGTTAAAGAAGCTAGACTACAAACTCTAATGGCAGAGTTTGATAGAATTAAGATGAAGGACAGTGATACGATTGATACCTTCGTCGGCAAGCTTTCAGAAATCTCTTCAAAATCTGCCTCCTTAGGAGAGACAATAGAAGAGTCAAAACTTGTTAAGAAGTTTTTAAAGAGTTTGCCGAGGAAAAAATACATTCACATGGTCGTATCACTCGAGCAGGTTCTTGATCTTAGAACAACGAGTTTTGTCGATATCGTTGGTAGGCTAAAAGCTTACGAAGAAAGAATTGCTGAGGAAGAAGAAGATACATATGATGATTCATGCAAGTTGATGTATGCAAGTTCTGAATCAAGTCACGAAGGCTATGGAAACAGCTATGGAAACCGAGGACGAGGTCGCGGCGGAAAAACAAGTTGGAGAGGTAGAGGTCGCGGCCGCTATAGCTCTTTTCAACAACAAAGAGAGGCTTACAAACAAGGACGAAATGTACTATTAGGGAAGATGAATAATCACATCACGCGTAAGGCGCAGATTATTACCTAG